A genomic window from Sporosarcina sp. Marseille-Q4063 includes:
- a CDS encoding AAA family ATPase, protein MGENIIYYGPPGTGKTYLMQKLKNRYTGFSIQDSEIVDAYVRTSEEWVLLSLIILQGDNLMSSDTIQEKVDSLSIPTTRELRIGVSAILNSHSIELSSFFSPSEPQIFKEVDGKWHVDLNRLLSYEKKFYEKYLSSEGIEERFMFVTFHQSFAYEDFVEGIRPVVSSEEVEVGNGSIQYNIEPGVFKRICDIAKNNPHKEYAIFIDEINRGNISEIFGELITLIELDKRLGADNQLEVVLPYSKKRFGVPINLDIIGTMNSTDRSIALIDLALRRRFKFIKNTYDLTQLKNELVANGVDPFDIDGVNIIRMLDRINKRIEILLDSNFVIGHAYFIKVKNLKDVKDVLVNQVIPLLEEYFYDDLQKVQLVMNDLDEDGETKDNAIYKHIELEVDELFDYLGELDLENRKSFFINHSIDNSSLIKIYS, encoded by the coding sequence ATGGGGGAAAACATTATTTATTATGGGCCACCAGGTACAGGTAAAACGTACCTTATGCAAAAACTCAAGAATCGATACACTGGTTTTAGTATTCAAGATAGTGAGATAGTTGATGCCTATGTGAGAACGTCAGAAGAATGGGTATTACTTTCATTAATAATACTACAGGGTGACAATTTAATGTCTAGCGATACAATACAAGAAAAGGTTGATAGTTTATCCATTCCTACAACAAGAGAGTTGAGGATAGGTGTTTCGGCAATATTAAATTCACACTCAATAGAACTATCATCCTTCTTTTCACCCAGTGAACCACAAATATTTAAAGAGGTTGATGGTAAGTGGCATGTTGATTTAAATAGATTACTTTCATACGAAAAAAAGTTTTACGAAAAGTATCTTTCAAGTGAAGGTATTGAAGAGAGGTTTATGTTTGTTACATTTCATCAATCTTTCGCATATGAAGACTTTGTAGAAGGAATTAGGCCAGTCGTGTCTTCTGAAGAAGTTGAAGTGGGCAACGGTTCAATACAGTACAACATTGAGCCAGGAGTTTTTAAGCGGATATGTGATATTGCAAAAAACAATCCACACAAAGAATACGCTATTTTTATAGATGAGATAAACAGGGGTAATATATCCGAGATATTTGGTGAGTTAATCACTCTTATTGAATTGGATAAAAGATTGGGTGCGGATAATCAGCTGGAAGTAGTACTCCCCTATTCAAAAAAGAGATTTGGGGTTCCAATCAACTTAGACATTATTGGGACGATGAATTCTACTGACAGGAGTATTGCATTAATTGACTTAGCCCTCAGAAGACGATTTAAATTTATAAAGAACACTTATGACCTTACCCAACTAAAGAATGAATTGGTCGCTAATGGCGTTGACCCGTTCGATATAGACGGAGTAAATATTATAAGAATGTTGGACAGAATTAATAAAAGAATAGAAATTTTGTTGGATTCTAATTTTGTTATTGGACATGCATATTTTATCAAAGTTAAGAACTTAAAAGATGTCAAGGATGTATTAGTGAATCAAGTTATTCCTTTGTTAGAAGAGTATTTTTATGATGATTTACAAAAAGTACAACTAGTAATGAATGACTTAGATGAAGATGGGGAAACAAAAGACAACGCAATATATAAGCATATAGAACTTGAAGTAGACGAGCTATTTGATTACCTTGGTGAGTTAGACCTGGAAAATAGAAAAAGCTTCTTTATCAATCATAGTATAGATAATAGTTCCCTAATTAAAATATACTCATAA
- a CDS encoding restriction endonuclease-like protein: MASRLSGSPKDKELVVIETAELTCIIKGTATHPQYNKLHEHMPFKVEDSMQFQCRAESLDEVQLYNVMLGELVPYSAQQLLPIFFENGRYEIIILPKTEEQLTFYHEFPEFRNAVSKISRRDILTGTLHFRNEVGLTSFEVRGSHQRILLSVVLEVFPTKLDYKKDYKALLDEVNEEIYNLAYHFIKRTYLQGSAKIYKEPSLAEFYRLIELHYGQYKLAIERIEKTSHRQLRKNYVEVRGDKLKRQDSRSLAYLRKNAGMFIEVPNGIPFHGRSLMPTKGLSVRKEHTADTHENRYVKWTMQRIVTRFKDLKRVIEKAYFRGYGRVDNDLLAKLDSMIEWVEKREKNLFWRGIGMLDRSVVSLVLQMAPGYRNVLQVYTTISKSIVLQGEIYKMSVKDIATLYEYWTFLKLGRLLDEKCTPISQDFVKVNSEGLFVNLNKSRTAERKYVHPVTKEEITLKYQFDTTSNRVPTVQQKPDTMLSIGKKGKEYQYQYIFDAKYRLDLETNPNMPGPMQDDVNTMHRYRDSIVVNTDGRYERTAFGAYVLFPWNDEQRYKDHPLYESIDSVNIGGFPFLPNATTLVDRFIDNLLNKSPAQLQQEGILPKGSYEEIENSYSVDQVLICAVQGDEELHRLLTSKGYVMQVVELVKGWQRMRYIAIYEEETTHIRYYAEVTNVEIDGLNIYFKVSRWQQKLIEGKGYRIHNQATVYANNFLRADMLANLHSKTEEEDIIWKITQRISNDVRVNLDDVFVDRASQVVSFTFDKYILDIHNERRQLEFSSDGFKEILNMDLILENESFIFKRLIELIYPN; encoded by the coding sequence ATGGCTTCACGTCTTTCTGGATCTCCTAAGGACAAAGAGTTGGTGGTCATTGAGACGGCTGAATTGACATGTATTATTAAAGGGACTGCAACACATCCGCAATACAACAAACTTCATGAGCATATGCCTTTCAAGGTCGAGGATTCGATGCAATTTCAGTGCCGTGCGGAGAGCCTAGATGAGGTTCAATTATATAATGTCATGTTGGGAGAACTTGTCCCTTATTCAGCCCAACAACTTTTACCTATCTTCTTTGAAAATGGGCGTTATGAAATTATTATTTTGCCTAAAACAGAGGAACAGTTAACGTTTTATCATGAATTTCCTGAATTTCGAAATGCAGTAAGTAAAATTTCAAGAAGAGATATTTTGACTGGTACATTGCATTTTCGTAATGAAGTGGGGTTAACTTCTTTTGAAGTTCGAGGAAGTCATCAGCGAATACTGCTGTCTGTCGTTTTAGAGGTATTTCCAACAAAGTTAGATTATAAAAAGGACTACAAAGCCTTGTTGGATGAAGTGAATGAGGAGATCTATAATCTTGCTTACCATTTTATTAAACGTACCTATTTGCAGGGAAGTGCCAAGATTTATAAGGAGCCATCATTAGCAGAGTTCTATCGGCTAATTGAATTGCATTATGGTCAGTATAAACTTGCGATTGAACGGATTGAGAAGACATCGCACCGTCAGTTGAGAAAAAACTATGTGGAAGTGCGAGGGGATAAATTAAAGCGGCAGGATTCAAGATCCCTAGCTTACCTGCGTAAAAATGCTGGGATGTTTATTGAGGTTCCAAATGGTATACCCTTTCATGGTAGAAGCTTGATGCCGACAAAAGGGTTATCGGTAAGAAAAGAGCATACTGCAGATACGCATGAAAACCGATACGTAAAGTGGACAATGCAAAGGATTGTTACTCGATTTAAAGATTTGAAACGTGTTATAGAGAAGGCCTATTTCAGAGGATATGGCAGAGTGGATAATGATTTATTGGCTAAACTAGATTCGATGATTGAATGGGTAGAAAAAAGGGAGAAAAATTTATTCTGGCGCGGTATTGGGATGTTAGATCGTTCTGTAGTGAGTTTAGTATTGCAAATGGCTCCTGGTTACCGTAATGTGCTGCAAGTGTACACGACGATTAGTAAAAGTATTGTACTTCAAGGTGAGATCTATAAGATGTCTGTTAAAGATATAGCGACACTATATGAATACTGGACATTTTTAAAGCTCGGTCGATTGCTAGATGAAAAGTGTACACCGATCAGCCAAGATTTTGTGAAGGTTAATTCAGAAGGGCTTTTTGTTAATCTAAATAAATCGCGAACGGCTGAGCGCAAGTATGTTCATCCTGTAACGAAAGAAGAAATAACATTGAAATATCAGTTTGACACGACCAGCAACCGTGTGCCGACTGTGCAACAGAAGCCGGATACCATGTTGAGTATCGGTAAGAAAGGAAAAGAGTACCAATACCAGTATATTTTCGATGCAAAATATCGCTTAGATTTAGAAACGAATCCGAATATGCCGGGTCCAATGCAGGATGATGTGAATACAATGCACCGTTATCGTGATTCCATCGTTGTCAATACTGATGGAAGATATGAACGTACAGCATTTGGGGCGTATGTGTTATTTCCCTGGAATGACGAGCAAAGATATAAGGACCATCCGCTATACGAAAGTATTGACAGTGTGAATATTGGTGGTTTTCCTTTTTTACCAAACGCAACGACATTAGTAGATCGTTTCATTGATAACTTGTTGAATAAAAGTCCAGCTCAGTTGCAGCAAGAGGGGATCCTACCGAAAGGGTCATATGAAGAAATTGAAAACTCGTATTCGGTAGATCAGGTGCTGATTTGTGCTGTACAAGGTGACGAAGAATTACATCGGTTATTAACTTCCAAAGGTTACGTCATGCAGGTTGTGGAGTTAGTTAAAGGTTGGCAACGAATGCGATACATCGCTATTTATGAGGAAGAAACAACACACATTAGATATTATGCGGAAGTGACAAATGTCGAAATTGACGGTTTGAATATATATTTTAAGGTCAGTCGTTGGCAACAGAAGTTGATTGAGGGAAAAGGATATCGTATTCATAACCAAGCGACAGTTTACGCGAATAACTTTCTCAGAGCGGATATGCTTGCGAATCTGCATTCAAAAACAGAAGAAGAAGACATTATTTGGAAAATCACACAACGAATTTCGAATGATGTTCGCGTGAATTTAGATGATGTGTTTGTAGACAGGGCGAGCCAGGTGGTATCGTTCACGTTCGATAAATATATATTAGATATTCACAATGAGCGAAGACAGTTAGAATTTAGTAGCGATGGTTTTAAAGAGATATTAAATATGGACTTGATTCTTGAAAATGAATCGTTCATCTTTAAGCGGTTGATTGAGTTGATCTATCCGAATTAA
- a CDS encoding McrB family protein, with amino-acid sequence MKDRNIKYYCAVYSNRIIEVYELTGSTADAHPENEGRTILEGELANKDIRNQLLSLDVSSIHTSSGNPIKYTKLETLFYLKEHGSVPTEDVVTPIEPEPLRDINLVSNIHSYISSKGFNYSLSNIKNLYLSIRSKPFVIISGISGTGKTKVVQLFAESLGATEENGQFKLIPVRPDWTDGSELLGYPDLKNEFQKGPLTEMVEHAMDRPDSPHFVLLDEMNLARVEYYFSDVLSVMESRKRDGDRITTSYLLDKKFIGHSLRLPENLYIIGTVNMDETTHPFSKKVLDRANTIEFNEIYLENFDFLGDQELVEMQRISNKQLAANYISLKDVYSTHRQLIEDISRRLSEINDLLEPLNAHIGYRVRDEICFYMVHNTNMGLLEEYEAFDYCLMQKILPRITGSDGRIDKLLNDLFEWLSDVPYDAENVLVSSKYPRSAKKVAEMLRRYHLDGFTSFWIS; translated from the coding sequence ATGAAAGATCGTAATATTAAATATTATTGTGCTGTTTACAGTAATAGAATTATAGAAGTGTATGAACTAACTGGATCTACAGCGGACGCACATCCAGAAAATGAGGGACGCACTATATTAGAGGGAGAGTTAGCTAATAAAGACATACGTAACCAATTATTATCACTTGATGTCAGTTCTATTCATACAAGTTCTGGTAATCCTATCAAGTATACGAAGTTAGAAACACTTTTTTACTTAAAAGAGCATGGTAGTGTTCCTACAGAAGATGTAGTAACACCAATAGAACCAGAACCTTTACGGGATATAAATTTAGTTTCAAATATCCATTCTTATATTAGTTCGAAAGGTTTTAACTATTCCTTATCGAATATCAAAAACCTCTATCTTTCCATACGCAGCAAACCTTTCGTCATAATTTCTGGAATCTCCGGAACTGGAAAGACGAAAGTTGTGCAGTTGTTCGCTGAAAGTCTCGGTGCAACAGAGGAGAATGGCCAGTTTAAATTAATTCCAGTTAGACCGGACTGGACTGATGGATCGGAATTATTAGGTTATCCGGATTTAAAGAATGAATTTCAGAAAGGTCCGTTGACAGAAATGGTAGAGCATGCGATGGATCGTCCTGATTCACCACATTTTGTTCTTCTTGATGAGATGAACCTGGCACGGGTGGAGTATTATTTTAGTGATGTGTTAAGTGTGATGGAAAGCCGTAAAAGGGATGGGGATCGGATTACTACCTCATATTTGTTAGATAAGAAGTTTATTGGCCATTCTTTGCGGTTACCCGAAAATCTTTATATTATCGGTACGGTCAATATGGATGAGACGACCCATCCGTTCAGTAAAAAAGTATTGGACCGAGCAAATACGATTGAATTTAATGAAATTTATTTGGAGAACTTTGATTTCCTTGGAGACCAGGAACTGGTAGAGATGCAACGAATTTCGAATAAGCAATTGGCTGCAAATTACATTTCGTTGAAGGATGTATATAGTACACATAGACAGTTAATAGAGGACATTTCAAGGAGGTTATCCGAAATTAATGACCTGCTTGAACCGTTGAATGCACATATTGGTTACCGTGTGCGTGACGAAATATGTTTTTACATGGTACATAATACGAACATGGGATTGTTAGAAGAATATGAGGCGTTTGATTATTGTCTGATGCAAAAAATCTTGCCGCGTATTACGGGAAGTGATGGGCGCATTGATAAATTATTGAATGATTTGTTTGAATGGTTATCGGATGTACCCTATGATGCCGAAAATGTGTTGGTATCTTCTAAATATCCTCGGAGCGCGAAAAAAGTAGCGGAAATGCTGAGGAGGTATCACCTAGATGGCTTCACGTCTTTCTGGATCTCCTAA
- a CDS encoding helix-turn-helix domain-containing protein, with protein sequence MLSRYAVKYPGIAHLKVETISKTIEKTIRTIQQSIRKLEELKIIERKPFTRENGRTYQIRK encoded by the coding sequence ATGTTAAGCCGCTATGCCGTAAAATATCCAGGCATAGCTCATTTAAAGGTGGAGACCATCTCAAAAACAATAGAAAAAACAATACGAACAATTCAACAATCTATTCGAAAACTAGAAGAGTTGAAAATCATCGAAAGAAAACCATTCACTAGAGAAAACGGAAGAACATACCAAATCCGAAAATGA
- a CDS encoding DNA cytosine methyltransferase, whose product MGNLERKINLIDLFAGAGGLSNGFEQTGRFKVVGAVENNKEAVQTYVYNQGNKKDIIITPENSDISDITKIDFKRFIDEKSIDRNETVVIGGPPCQGFSNANRQKNYLISGNNQLVKEYARAIDEIRPIAFLMENVKTMNSDTHKFFVTEGTSDGIYAYSSEEHLMELITSTNENRFWDEDTLVLINTENIQLKSLMESLITGEVHLPLLPKESDISRIRSIVRRLKSEKLYNAEKIKEKQEIKSIIESLKEYDTSSVIEKDILEKILSDVIYILDLFISGANTDNKRSLQILMIFVDINQLLRYLNELVYEHILCLGNAEIDTDSSDKLKVVVKVKSYNIVKYLEVFFKYLGYQTKSDVMLASDFYTPQNRSRFMILGIKENYIKDKPVELPRKVDSDRLPFTVFDAIGDLEKINPTTEVSDYKLTYKPQSTTRMQSYYRTGMSKPIIYNHINTASRPLSRKRFKELKDRNGKNFHSLSDELKEVSYTDGSRTQNTVYLRLKYNEPSPTVINVRKSMWQHPENPVALSIREAARLQSFKDNFIFKGTKDKQYQQIGNAVPPLLARAVAEQLLLIIGEEPIQKLRTEFNN is encoded by the coding sequence ATGGGTAATTTAGAAAGAAAGATTAATTTAATAGATTTGTTTGCAGGGGCTGGTGGATTAAGTAATGGATTTGAACAAACAGGCAGATTTAAAGTAGTTGGAGCAGTTGAAAATAATAAAGAGGCAGTTCAAACTTATGTTTATAACCAGGGTAATAAAAAAGATATAATCATAACTCCTGAAAATAGCGATATTAGTGATATAACTAAAATAGATTTCAAGCGATTTATAGATGAAAAAAGTATTGATCGTAATGAAACGGTGGTAATTGGAGGGCCACCTTGCCAAGGTTTCTCTAATGCCAATAGACAAAAGAATTATTTGATTTCGGGTAACAATCAGCTAGTTAAAGAATATGCTAGAGCCATTGATGAAATTAGACCGATAGCATTTTTAATGGAAAACGTTAAAACGATGAATTCGGATACACACAAGTTCTTTGTAACAGAAGGCACTTCAGATGGAATCTATGCTTATAGTTCCGAGGAACATCTGATGGAATTAATCACATCTACAAATGAAAATAGATTTTGGGATGAAGATACTTTAGTGTTAATCAATACGGAAAACATACAGTTAAAATCACTAATGGAATCTTTGATAACTGGCGAAGTACATTTACCGCTACTGCCGAAGGAATCGGATATATCTAGAATACGGAGTATTGTGCGTAGGCTGAAAAGTGAAAAGTTATATAATGCTGAAAAGATAAAAGAAAAACAGGAAATTAAAAGTATTATTGAGAGTTTAAAAGAATACGATACCTCAAGTGTGATTGAAAAAGATATATTGGAAAAGATCTTGTCTGATGTGATATATATTTTAGATTTATTTATATCAGGTGCTAACACAGATAATAAAAGGTCTTTGCAAATACTGATGATTTTTGTTGATATCAACCAACTTTTACGATATTTAAATGAGCTTGTTTATGAACATATTCTTTGTTTAGGTAACGCAGAAATTGATACTGATTCATCCGATAAATTGAAAGTCGTCGTTAAAGTGAAGTCATATAATATTGTAAAATACTTAGAGGTTTTCTTTAAGTATCTAGGCTATCAGACGAAGTCAGATGTGATGTTGGCAAGTGATTTTTATACTCCGCAGAACAGGTCACGGTTTATGATTTTAGGAATAAAAGAGAATTATATTAAAGATAAACCAGTAGAGTTGCCACGGAAAGTCGATTCGGATCGGCTACCCTTTACGGTATTTGATGCGATTGGAGATTTGGAAAAAATAAATCCTACAACGGAAGTTTCTGATTATAAACTAACTTATAAGCCCCAAAGTACAACGCGAATGCAATCCTATTATAGAACGGGTATGTCAAAACCTATTATTTATAACCATATCAATACCGCAAGTAGGCCTTTAAGTAGGAAACGATTTAAAGAACTGAAAGACCGTAATGGAAAGAACTTCCACAGTTTATCAGATGAACTCAAAGAAGTATCTTATACGGATGGCTCACGCACACAGAATACGGTATATTTACGACTGAAATATAATGAGCCTTCTCCTACTGTGATTAATGTCCGAAAGTCTATGTGGCAACATCCTGAAAATCCTGTAGCTTTAAGTATTCGGGAAGCTGCACGTTTACAGTCATTTAAAGATAATTTTATTTTTAAAGGAACCAAAGACAAGCAGTACCAACAAATTGGTAATGCAGTGCCACCTTTGCTAGCAAGAGCCGTAGCAGAACAACTTTTATTAATTATAGGAGAAGAGCCAATACAAAAACTAAGAACAGAATTCAATAATTAA
- a CDS encoding DUF6339 family protein, with translation MKLLEEATLQQLKAELENNITLYQHEQPFMVKRLSIIEYENLSSKLNLTPDSPSKYDAENIQIFHEKFRDIPIELASEESFWSYFSHVEFWEYMQIRWPLKNDTDTSSIRNRYFFGKDRPLFRHGIARLWWYGHLTYNPVLDDPYHYTKVAFKDQDRARLLIETVNISRNRVALFATLDVLLTLDNWTVEGKIEIIMGERENVIRPLMQFINSVGGVMIWDLLSPEEAEEKIMSFIHQLIQDNIIVFKKSQVLI, from the coding sequence ATGAAATTATTAGAAGAGGCTACACTGCAACAATTAAAAGCAGAACTTGAAAATAATATAACATTATATCAACATGAACAACCTTTTATGGTTAAGCGTTTAAGTATAATAGAATACGAGAACCTATCAAGTAAACTTAATTTAACGCCTGATTCACCTTCAAAATACGATGCGGAAAACATACAAATTTTTCACGAGAAATTTAGAGACATTCCAATAGAATTAGCATCAGAAGAAAGTTTCTGGTCCTACTTTTCCCATGTTGAATTTTGGGAGTATATGCAAATACGCTGGCCTTTAAAAAACGATACAGATACATCTTCAATTCGTAATCGTTACTTTTTCGGAAAAGATCGGCCGCTATTTCGTCATGGTATAGCTCGCCTTTGGTGGTACGGCCATCTCACATACAATCCAGTACTGGATGATCCTTACCATTACACAAAAGTAGCGTTCAAAGACCAGGATCGAGCAAGATTATTAATTGAAACAGTTAATATATCGCGTAATAGAGTCGCCCTTTTCGCTACTTTAGATGTACTTCTCACACTAGATAATTGGACAGTCGAAGGAAAAATAGAAATAATCATGGGAGAGCGCGAAAATGTGATTCGCCCACTTATGCAATTTATCAACTCTGTCGGTGGCGTCATGATTTGGGATTTACTCTCACCCGAAGAGGCTGAGGAAAAGATTATGTCGTTTATTCATCAATTAATACAAGATAATATTATCGTATTTAAAAAATCACAAGTGCTAATATAA